The following proteins are encoded in a genomic region of Candidatus Methylomirabilis sp.:
- a CDS encoding M28 family peptidase — MPVTSRIVALLVILPLAGCAGGSSHLAAHWSPAAEALLDPAGLLRHVEALAAPAMEGRASGTPGGERAAAYIAAEFARAGLSPAGEAGGYLQPFEVVTGIRPGPGNALLFDGLPAPLPGPPALGRDYVPLSFSAEGTVEGEVLFAGYGITAPELGYDDYAGQDATGKVVLVMSHEPRERDEAGPFRRPEAYRYTEPRTKVINAREHGAAAVLLVRDPNNHGDEPEELIGLRGASSSRSSLLAVNITAALADRLLGASGTRLADLQAAIDAALAPRSFPLPGVRARLGVDLIRDKGRTANVVGLLRGRDPALRETAVVLGAHYDHLGRGGEASLAPSAFGVIHPGADDNASGTAVVIGLARAFAAAGGAARTLIFAAFAGEEMGLLGSSFYTKQPPIPLERTVAMLNLDMVGRLRDGKILVAGVETAGEWPGILRAAARGLPLTLVMRGDGYGPSDHTAFALRERPVLFFFTGPHSDYHRPSDTPEKIDAAGLQQVATLVYRTAAALAGEPAAPAFVRASGRPPAAGDGRGYGPYFGSIPDFGASEVEGVMLGGVRPGSPAERAGLRAGDTIIRFAGVRITNLEDLAYALRAKRAGDTVQVIYRRDGEERAIRATLERRQ; from the coding sequence ATGCCTGTCACGTCCCGGATCGTCGCTCTCCTCGTCATCCTGCCCCTGGCCGGCTGCGCCGGCGGCAGCTCCCACCTGGCCGCCCACTGGTCGCCGGCGGCGGAGGCCCTCCTCGATCCCGCCGGCCTGCTGCGCCACGTGGAGGCGCTCGCCGCCCCGGCCATGGAGGGGCGGGCCTCGGGCACGCCCGGGGGGGAGCGGGCCGCCGCCTACATCGCCGCCGAGTTCGCTCGAGCCGGCTTGAGCCCCGCCGGGGAGGCCGGAGGCTATCTCCAACCCTTCGAGGTGGTGACGGGGATCCGCCCGGGTCCCGGCAACGCCCTCCTGTTCGACGGCCTGCCGGCTCCCCTCCCGGGACCGCCCGCCCTCGGCCGCGACTACGTCCCTCTCTCCTTTTCGGCCGAGGGGACCGTGGAGGGGGAAGTCCTCTTTGCCGGGTACGGGATCACGGCCCCCGAGCTCGGCTACGATGATTACGCCGGGCAGGATGCCACCGGCAAGGTCGTCCTGGTCATGAGCCACGAGCCGCGCGAGCGGGACGAGGCCGGCCCGTTCCGCCGCCCGGAGGCGTACCGCTACACGGAGCCCCGCACCAAGGTGATCAACGCCCGGGAGCACGGCGCCGCCGCCGTCCTGCTGGTCCGGGACCCGAACAACCACGGGGACGAGCCGGAGGAGCTGATCGGGCTGCGGGGCGCCTCCTCGTCCCGTTCGAGCCTGCTCGCCGTGAACATTACCGCGGCGCTCGCCGACCGCCTCCTGGGCGCTTCCGGGACGCGACTGGCCGACCTGCAGGCGGCCATTGACGCCGCCCTGGCCCCCCGATCGTTCCCGCTGCCGGGAGTCCGCGCCCGCCTCGGCGTGGACCTCATCCGGGACAAGGGGCGGACGGCCAACGTGGTCGGTCTCCTGCGGGGCCGCGATCCCGCCCTCCGGGAGACGGCGGTCGTCCTGGGCGCCCACTACGATCACCTGGGCCGGGGGGGTGAAGCGTCGCTGGCCCCGTCGGCCTTCGGGGTGATCCACCCGGGGGCGGATGACAACGCCTCCGGGACCGCCGTCGTGATCGGACTGGCCCGGGCCTTCGCCGCCGCCGGCGGCGCGGCACGGACTCTGATCTTCGCCGCCTTCGCCGGCGAGGAGATGGGCCTCCTTGGCTCCTCGTTCTACACCAAGCAGCCTCCCATCCCCCTGGAGCGGACGGTCGCCATGCTGAACCTGGACATGGTCGGGCGGCTGCGCGATGGGAAGATTCTGGTCGCCGGCGTGGAGACGGCCGGGGAGTGGCCCGGGATCCTCCGGGCGGCGGCCCGGGGGCTTCCCCTCACGCTGGTGATGCGCGGGGACGGCTACGGTCCCTCGGACCACACCGCCTTCGCGCTGCGCGAGCGGCCGGTCCTCTTCTTCTTCACCGGCCCGCACAGCGACTACCACCGCCCGAGCGACACCCCCGAGAAGATCGACGCGGCGGGACTGCAGCAGGTGGCGACGCTGGTGTACCGGACGGCGGCCGCGCTGGCCGGCGAGCCCGCGGCTCCCGCTTTCGTCCGGGCGAGCGGCCGGCCCCCTGCCGCCGGGGACGGGCGGGGGTACGGCCCCTACTTCGGCTCGATCCCGGACTTCGGCGCGAGCGAGGTCGAGGGCGTGATGCTCGGCGGGGTGCGCCCCGGGAGCCCGGCGGAGCGCGCGGGGCTCCGGGCGGGAGACACCATCATCCGGTTTGCCGGGGTCCGAATCACAAACCTGGAGGACCTGGCCTATGCCCTGCGCGCGAAGCGGGCGGGGGACACGGTGCAGGTCATTTACCGGCGCGATGGCGAGGAGCGCGCGATCCGCGCCACCCTCGAGCGCCGGCAGTAG
- a CDS encoding PQQ-binding-like beta-propeller repeat protein yields MRHIRSVVTVGLCFLMAGAAWAGGSSYGIAPGARPNLKGQVAEWPVPTPEFARDPAPGPDGSIYIAVMHGNKIARFDPRAKTFKEWDLPEGARPHGLLVDPRGQVYYTGNGNGTIGQLDPVTGKVVEHKAPSGGGPHTLVLDGGSIIWFTVQGGNRIGRLDTRTGAITEFKTAGSPYGIALDKAGNVWFCLISAGKLGKLDPKTGTITELVLERGSQPRRMAVAPDGSLWVTLYGKGSLLRVDPAAGKVVKEYPLPAGPDGGPYAVTVDGAGFVWANEIATDTVVRLDPRTEQIRVVPLPSKRVGIRKMIVDAEGRLWYMGSHNGRLGVIE; encoded by the coding sequence ATGCGACACATCCGGAGCGTTGTGACGGTCGGCCTGTGCTTCCTGATGGCCGGAGCCGCGTGGGCCGGCGGGTCGAGCTACGGCATCGCGCCGGGCGCCCGGCCGAACCTCAAGGGGCAGGTGGCCGAGTGGCCGGTCCCCACCCCCGAGTTCGCGCGCGATCCGGCCCCCGGGCCGGACGGCAGTATCTACATCGCCGTGATGCACGGGAACAAGATCGCGCGGTTCGACCCCCGCGCGAAGACCTTCAAGGAGTGGGATCTGCCGGAGGGGGCCAGGCCCCACGGCCTCCTCGTGGATCCGCGCGGCCAGGTCTATTACACGGGCAACGGCAACGGCACCATCGGCCAGCTCGACCCGGTCACGGGCAAGGTCGTCGAGCACAAGGCCCCCTCGGGCGGCGGCCCCCATACGCTCGTCCTCGACGGTGGGAGCATCATCTGGTTCACGGTGCAGGGCGGCAACCGGATCGGCCGGCTGGACACGCGGACCGGGGCGATCACCGAGTTCAAGACGGCGGGCAGCCCCTACGGGATCGCGCTCGACAAGGCGGGCAACGTCTGGTTCTGCCTGATCAGCGCGGGGAAGCTCGGGAAGCTCGACCCGAAGACCGGCACGATCACGGAGCTCGTGCTGGAGCGGGGCTCCCAGCCGCGCCGGATGGCCGTCGCTCCGGACGGCTCGCTCTGGGTCACCCTCTACGGCAAGGGCTCGCTGCTCCGCGTGGATCCCGCCGCCGGCAAGGTGGTCAAGGAGTACCCGCTCCCGGCAGGCCCTGACGGGGGCCCCTACGCCGTCACCGTGGACGGGGCCGGGTTCGTGTGGGCCAATGAGATTGCCACCGATACGGTCGTTCGGCTCGACCCGAGAACGGAGCAGATCCGGGTCGTCCCGCTCCCCTCGAAACGGGTGGGCATCCGGAAGATGATCGTGGACGCCGAGGGGCGGCTCTGGTACATGGGCAGCCACAACGGGCGCCTCGGCGTCATCGAGTAG
- a CDS encoding histidine phosphatase family protein: MRKRGVPAAAVSALLLCLPAAAAGNEALWGLLKGGGQVVVMRHASTDPGVGDPPGYRLEECATQRNLSPKGREEARRLGAAFRARGIPVGRVLSSRWCRCLETARLAFGTAEPWPPLNSFFDDRRREPEQTRVVRALVGERPGTGNVVLVTHQVNISALTGVFPAPGEIVVLTPQESGTFRLAGRLAPAALPPN, encoded by the coding sequence ATGCGGAAGCGGGGGGTCCCGGCTGCGGCGGTTTCCGCTCTCCTGCTCTGCCTCCCCGCCGCGGCCGCCGGGAATGAGGCGCTCTGGGGGCTCCTCAAGGGCGGCGGGCAGGTCGTGGTGATGCGCCACGCCTCGACCGATCCCGGAGTGGGAGATCCGCCGGGCTATCGCCTCGAGGAGTGCGCCACGCAGCGGAACCTGTCGCCGAAGGGCCGGGAGGAAGCCCGGCGCCTCGGGGCCGCTTTCCGTGCCCGCGGCATCCCGGTCGGGCGGGTGCTGTCGAGCCGGTGGTGCCGGTGCCTGGAGACCGCGCGCCTGGCCTTCGGGACCGCCGAGCCCTGGCCCCCGCTCAACTCCTTCTTCGACGATCGGCGCCGCGAGCCCGAGCAGACGCGGGTGGTCCGCGCGCTCGTCGGTGAACGGCCCGGCACCGGCAACGTGGTCCTGGTCACCCATCAGGTCAATATCTCGGCGCTGACGGGGGTCTTCCCGGCCCCGGGTGAGATCGTCGTCCTGACACCGCAGGAAAGTGGCACGTTCCGGCTGGCCGGCCGCCTGGCGCCCGCCGCACTCCCCCCCAACTGA
- a CDS encoding glucose 1-dehydrogenase has protein sequence MKAVTVTPGKSQSATLREMPTPTPSRGEVLVRLIQVGLDGTDAEIDEGLYGEAPAGEDLLILGHESLGQVERVGAESKSFVPGDLVVATVRRPGDCLNCQAGESDMCLDGRYTERGIKGRHGFMAEYYVEAPEFLVKLPPRFKRFGVLLEPMTIVEKGIAQSLEIQKRMRWNPERALVLGAGTIGLFAALVLRNLGLEVTVVGREDPDVPSLRLELLRAIGARYLSSVRSPILELPRRLGNLDLILEATGSSQVVFDAMQVLGTNGVLCLMGITGGTRTISIPADRINLEMVLGNKVVFGSVNANRRYFELGVQHFGEFEEKWPGLLSRLITQRLPLDRFREGLERRREHIKVVLEV, from the coding sequence ATGAAGGCGGTAACGGTCACTCCCGGCAAGTCGCAGAGCGCCACGCTCCGTGAGATGCCGACTCCCACCCCCTCCCGGGGGGAAGTCCTGGTCCGGCTGATCCAGGTGGGGCTCGACGGCACCGACGCCGAGATTGACGAAGGGCTGTACGGGGAGGCGCCCGCGGGCGAGGACTTGCTGATCCTCGGCCACGAATCCCTCGGGCAGGTCGAGCGGGTCGGGGCGGAGAGCAAGAGCTTCGTTCCCGGGGATCTGGTCGTGGCGACCGTGCGGCGTCCCGGCGACTGCCTGAACTGTCAGGCGGGCGAGAGCGATATGTGCCTCGACGGCCGATACACGGAGCGGGGAATCAAGGGGCGCCACGGCTTCATGGCCGAGTACTACGTGGAGGCCCCCGAGTTCCTCGTGAAGCTCCCGCCGCGGTTCAAGCGGTTCGGGGTCCTCCTGGAGCCGATGACGATCGTGGAGAAGGGCATCGCCCAGAGCCTCGAGATCCAGAAGCGGATGCGCTGGAACCCGGAGCGCGCCCTCGTGCTCGGCGCGGGGACGATCGGGCTCTTCGCAGCCCTCGTGCTCCGGAACCTGGGGCTCGAGGTCACCGTTGTCGGACGCGAGGACCCGGATGTCCCCTCCCTCCGGCTCGAGCTCCTCCGGGCCATCGGGGCCCGCTACCTGTCGAGCGTCCGCTCCCCCATCCTGGAGCTCCCGAGGCGACTCGGCAACCTCGACCTGATCCTCGAGGCCACGGGGAGCTCCCAGGTCGTCTTCGACGCCATGCAGGTCCTGGGGACCAACGGCGTCCTCTGCCTGATGGGGATCACCGGCGGCACCCGGACGATCAGCATCCCCGCGGACCGCATCAATCTCGAGATGGTGCTGGGCAACAAGGTGGTCTTCGGGTCGGTCAACGCCAACCGGCGCTACTTCGAGCTCGGCGTCCAGCACTTCGGCGAGTTCGAGGAGAAGTGGCCGGGCCTCCTGTCCCGGCTCATCACGCAGCGCCTCCCCCTCGACCGGTTCCGCGAGGGCCTGGAGCGCCGCCGCGAGCACATCAAGGTCGTGCTCGAAGTCTGA
- a CDS encoding GMC family oxidoreductase: MAGAQRFDVIIIGTGAGGGTLGYALAPTGKRILLLERGGYLPREKDNWDTHAVFTQGKYKAHETWYDRDGKEFHPGIHYCVGGNTKVYGAALLRFRREDFGEIHHAGGISPAWPLGYEDFEPYYTRAEHLYHVHGARGLDPTEPPASGPYRYPPVRSEPRVQELADDLRRIGHRPFSVPLGIMLDEEDRSRSRCIRCDTCDGFPCLVNAKADAHIVCVEPALQHPNVTLLTRTTVTRLETDASGRAVTTVHVQQGGVPESYAADIVVVACGAINSAALLLRSATDRHPNGLANASGVVGRHYMCHNNSAFLAISKRPNPTVFQKTIALNDFYFRSEDWSYPLGHIQMLGKSNAEMLKGDAPVFAPGLALDFLARHAIDFWLTSEDLPDPENRVMIGPNGEITLHYRENNLEGHQRLAAKLKSLLGRIGCEDRLLPCTFYLGKKIPIAGTAHQCGTVRFGRDPETSALDIHCKAHDLDNLYVVDGSFFVSSTAVNPALTIMANALRVADHLRERLG, encoded by the coding sequence ATGGCGGGAGCCCAGCGCTTCGACGTCATCATCATCGGTACCGGCGCCGGGGGCGGAACGCTGGGATACGCCCTGGCACCGACCGGCAAGCGGATCCTGCTCCTGGAGCGGGGTGGATACCTCCCCCGCGAGAAGGACAACTGGGACACGCACGCCGTCTTCACCCAGGGGAAGTACAAGGCCCACGAGACCTGGTACGACAGGGACGGGAAGGAGTTCCATCCCGGCATCCACTACTGCGTGGGGGGCAACACGAAGGTCTACGGGGCGGCGCTCCTCCGCTTCCGCCGCGAGGACTTCGGTGAGATCCACCATGCCGGCGGGATCTCCCCCGCCTGGCCCCTCGGCTACGAGGACTTCGAGCCGTACTACACTCGAGCGGAGCACCTCTACCACGTGCACGGGGCGCGCGGCCTCGATCCCACGGAGCCGCCGGCCAGCGGCCCGTACCGCTACCCCCCGGTCCGCAGCGAGCCGCGCGTCCAGGAGCTCGCCGACGACCTGCGCCGCATCGGCCACCGGCCCTTCTCCGTCCCGCTCGGCATCATGCTGGACGAGGAGGACCGGAGCCGGAGCCGCTGCATCCGGTGCGACACCTGCGACGGCTTCCCCTGCCTCGTCAACGCCAAGGCCGACGCCCACATCGTCTGCGTGGAGCCGGCCCTGCAGCATCCGAACGTGACGCTCCTCACCCGCACCACCGTGACGCGCCTCGAGACGGACGCCTCCGGGCGCGCGGTCACCACCGTGCACGTGCAGCAGGGCGGCGTCCCGGAGTCCTATGCGGCCGACATCGTGGTCGTCGCCTGCGGCGCGATCAACTCGGCCGCCCTCCTGCTCCGCTCCGCCACCGACAGGCACCCGAACGGGCTGGCGAACGCTTCGGGCGTTGTCGGCCGCCACTACATGTGCCACAACAACTCGGCCTTCCTCGCCATCTCCAAGCGGCCGAACCCCACGGTCTTCCAGAAGACGATCGCCCTGAACGACTTCTACTTCCGCTCCGAGGACTGGAGCTACCCGCTGGGCCACATCCAGATGCTCGGCAAGTCCAACGCCGAGATGCTGAAGGGCGATGCCCCGGTCTTCGCCCCCGGCCTCGCCCTCGATTTCCTCGCCAGGCACGCCATCGACTTCTGGCTGACCTCCGAGGACCTGCCCGATCCCGAAAACCGCGTGATGATCGGACCGAATGGCGAGATCACGCTTCATTACCGCGAGAACAACCTCGAGGGGCACCAGCGCCTGGCCGCGAAGCTCAAGAGCCTGCTCGGCCGGATCGGCTGCGAGGACCGGCTGCTCCCCTGCACGTTCTACCTGGGGAAGAAGATCCCGATCGCCGGCACGGCTCACCAGTGCGGGACGGTCCGGTTCGGCCGCGACCCCGAGACCTCCGCCCTCGACATTCACTGTAAGGCCCACGACCTGGACAACCTCTACGTCGTGGACGGCAGCTTCTTCGTCTCGAGCACCGCGGTGAATCCCGCCCTGACGATCATGGCCAACGCGCTGCGCGTCGCAGACCACCTGCGGGAGCGGCTTGGCTGA
- a CDS encoding mercuric reductase, whose protein sequence is MKYDAIVIGSGQAGNPLTHDLADRGWRVALIEKEHLGGTCINTGCTPTKTMVASAQVAHYARNAARWGVRTGPVSVDLPRIVARKDEVVQRFRSGKEEAFGSNKNVRLYRGHGRFVDPRRLQVGGEVLESERIFINTGTRPGTPRLDGLDRAGYLTNATLMELTELPAHLLVLGAGYIGLEFGQMFRRFGSRVTIVHRGDQILPREDPDIAVGLQQALETEGIRFVLNARTTRVERKDGEVTLTLDAPDATRAVSGSHLLVAAGRLPNTDDLGLEQAGVETDKRGYIKVNARLETTVPGIWALGDVKGGPAFTHISYHDYQIVYANLIEGQSLSTENRIVPYSLFTDPQLGRVGLTETEARAAGYRLKIGKIPMTWVARAIERDETAGLMKLVVDAASDRVLGAAILALEGGELIQILSTLMLARAPYTLLKGAIYIHPTLAEGFYTLMDAVKPAEEGPRVPEEMPS, encoded by the coding sequence ATGAAATACGACGCGATCGTGATCGGCTCCGGGCAGGCGGGCAACCCCCTCACCCATGATCTGGCCGACCGCGGCTGGCGCGTGGCCCTGATCGAGAAGGAGCACCTGGGGGGGACCTGCATCAATACCGGGTGCACCCCGACGAAGACGATGGTCGCGTCCGCCCAGGTGGCGCACTACGCCCGCAACGCCGCCCGGTGGGGCGTGCGGACGGGCCCGGTCAGCGTGGACCTGCCCCGGATCGTCGCCCGGAAGGATGAGGTCGTCCAGCGGTTCCGGTCGGGCAAGGAGGAGGCGTTCGGCAGCAACAAGAACGTGCGCCTCTATCGCGGGCACGGCCGATTCGTGGATCCCCGCCGGCTCCAGGTCGGGGGGGAGGTCCTGGAAAGCGAGCGGATCTTCATCAACACGGGCACCCGCCCGGGGACCCCCCGGCTCGACGGCCTGGACCGGGCCGGCTACCTGACCAACGCAACGCTCATGGAGCTGACCGAGCTGCCCGCCCACCTGCTCGTCCTCGGGGCCGGGTACATCGGGCTCGAGTTCGGGCAGATGTTCCGGCGCTTCGGCAGCCGCGTGACGATCGTGCACCGCGGCGACCAGATCCTGCCGCGGGAGGACCCGGACATCGCGGTGGGACTGCAACAGGCGCTCGAGACCGAAGGGATCCGCTTCGTCCTGAATGCCCGGACGACCCGCGTGGAGCGGAAGGATGGCGAGGTCACCCTGACCCTCGACGCCCCCGACGCGACGCGGGCGGTGAGCGGCTCCCACCTGCTCGTGGCCGCCGGGCGGTTGCCCAACACCGACGACCTCGGGCTGGAGCAAGCCGGCGTGGAGACCGACAAGCGCGGGTACATCAAGGTGAACGCCCGCCTCGAGACCACCGTGCCCGGCATCTGGGCTCTGGGCGACGTCAAGGGCGGCCCGGCGTTCACCCACATCTCCTACCACGACTACCAGATCGTCTATGCGAACCTCATCGAGGGCCAGAGCCTCTCCACCGAGAACCGCATCGTCCCCTACTCGCTCTTCACCGACCCGCAACTGGGCCGCGTCGGCCTGACCGAGACGGAGGCGCGGGCGGCGGGCTACCGGCTGAAGATCGGGAAGATCCCCATGACCTGGGTCGCCCGCGCCATCGAGCGGGATGAGACCGCGGGGCTGATGAAGCTCGTCGTGGACGCGGCCAGCGACCGGGTGCTCGGCGCGGCCATCCTCGCCCTGGAGGGAGGCGAATTGATCCAGATCCTGAGCACCCTCATGCTGGCCCGCGCCCCCTACACGCTGCTGAAGGGCGCCATCTACATCCACCCGACCCTCGCCGAGGGGTTCTATACGTTGATGGACGCGGTCAAGCCGGCCGAGGAAGGGCCGAGGGTCCCGGAAGAGATGCCATCGTGA
- a CDS encoding glucosidase: MTREEQRLEESRERRVHWKRWGPYLSERAWGTVREDYSPSGTAWDYLPHDHARSKAYRWNEDGLAGISDRHQLICFAIALWNGRDPILKERLFGLTGNEGNHGEDGKEQYFYLDSTPTHSYMRSLYKYPQAAFPYTELVAENRRRDKGSPEYELLDTGVFDENRYFDVFIEYAKASAEEILVRISVANRGPEAASLHLLPTLWFRNTWSWGRDPRRPQLRQADPASGTCGVELDHPAYGRRWLLCGGTPGLLFTENETNFRRLYGVENGSPYVKDAINDYIVHGVKEAVNREGVGTKMAAHYPLHVGPGEAVTVRLQLTDRAPGAGPPSFGPEFDATFAERQREADEFYATVIPSSLSADAQNVMRQAFAGLLWSKQFYHYVVKDWLEGDPAYPPPPRERFRGRNHEWTHLYNADVISMPDKWEYPWYAAWDLAFHCIPLALVDSDFAKEQLVLMLREWYMHPNGQLPAYEWALGDVNPPVHAWAAWRVYKIEKKRRGVGDRQFLQRVFHKLMLNFTWWVNRKDAEGMNIFQGGFLGLDNIGVFDRSAPLPTGGHIEQSDGTSWMAMYTLNMLAIAMELAREDPAYEDVASKFWEHFMYIAHAMNNRGGEGIELWDESDGFYYDVLHLPNGDHFFLKVRSMVGLIPVFAVQTLEPDLMDRLPGFKQRLEWFIDNRPDLTGNCACMRTPGQEERRLLSIVDPDRLRRVLNVMLDEREFLSPYGIRAISRFHKEHPYVLSVNGMEHRVDYEPAESSTGLFGGNSNWRGPIWFPVNYLLIESLQKFHYYLGDDYKVECPTGSGRMMTLWEVAAELSRRLTRIFLRGPEGRRPVYGGTEAFQRDPHWRDLVLFYEYFHGDNGAGIGASHQTGWTGLAAKLLQQNGE; this comes from the coding sequence GTGACCAGGGAAGAGCAACGCCTAGAGGAGTCGCGCGAGCGCAGGGTTCACTGGAAGCGCTGGGGGCCCTACCTCAGCGAGCGCGCCTGGGGGACCGTGCGCGAGGACTACAGCCCCTCCGGAACCGCCTGGGACTACCTCCCTCACGACCACGCCCGCTCGAAGGCCTACCGGTGGAACGAGGACGGCCTCGCCGGCATCTCGGACCGGCACCAACTGATCTGCTTCGCCATCGCCCTCTGGAACGGCCGCGACCCCATCCTCAAGGAGCGCCTCTTCGGCCTGACCGGCAACGAGGGGAACCACGGCGAGGACGGGAAGGAGCAGTACTTCTACCTCGACAGCACGCCCACCCACTCCTACATGAGATCCCTCTACAAGTACCCGCAGGCGGCCTTTCCGTACACGGAGCTCGTGGCGGAGAACCGGCGCCGGGACAAGGGGAGCCCCGAGTACGAGCTCCTGGACACGGGCGTCTTCGATGAGAACCGGTACTTCGACGTCTTCATCGAGTACGCCAAGGCGAGCGCCGAGGAGATCCTCGTCCGCATCAGCGTGGCGAACCGCGGGCCCGAGGCTGCTTCGCTGCACCTGCTGCCGACCCTCTGGTTCCGCAACACCTGGTCCTGGGGGCGCGATCCGCGGCGCCCCCAACTCCGCCAGGCCGACCCCGCCTCGGGCACGTGCGGGGTCGAGCTCGACCATCCCGCCTACGGCCGGCGCTGGCTCCTCTGCGGCGGGACGCCCGGCCTTCTCTTCACCGAGAACGAGACGAACTTCCGCCGGCTCTACGGGGTCGAGAACGGCTCCCCCTACGTGAAGGACGCCATCAACGACTACATCGTCCACGGCGTGAAGGAGGCGGTAAACCGCGAAGGCGTGGGGACGAAGATGGCCGCGCACTACCCCCTGCACGTCGGCCCGGGCGAGGCTGTCACTGTCCGGCTCCAGCTCACCGACCGCGCCCCGGGGGCCGGGCCCCCCTCATTTGGACCCGAGTTCGACGCGACGTTCGCCGAGCGCCAGCGCGAGGCCGACGAGTTCTATGCGACGGTGATCCCCAGCAGCCTCTCGGCGGACGCGCAGAACGTCATGCGCCAGGCGTTCGCGGGGCTCCTCTGGTCCAAGCAGTTCTACCACTACGTGGTCAAGGACTGGCTCGAGGGCGATCCCGCCTATCCCCCGCCGCCCCGGGAGCGGTTCCGCGGGCGCAACCACGAGTGGACGCACTTATACAACGCCGACGTCATCTCCATGCCGGACAAGTGGGAGTACCCCTGGTACGCCGCCTGGGACTTGGCCTTCCACTGCATCCCCCTGGCGTTGGTGGACTCCGATTTCGCCAAGGAGCAGCTCGTGCTGATGCTGCGCGAGTGGTACATGCACCCGAACGGGCAGTTACCGGCCTACGAGTGGGCCCTCGGGGACGTGAACCCGCCGGTCCACGCCTGGGCGGCCTGGCGGGTCTATAAGATCGAGAAGAAGCGGCGCGGCGTCGGCGACCGCCAGTTCCTCCAGCGCGTCTTCCACAAGCTCATGCTCAACTTCACCTGGTGGGTGAACCGGAAGGACGCCGAGGGCATGAACATCTTCCAGGGGGGCTTCCTGGGCCTGGACAACATCGGCGTCTTCGACCGGAGCGCCCCGCTGCCCACCGGCGGCCACATCGAGCAGTCGGACGGGACGTCCTGGATGGCGATGTACACCCTGAACATGCTGGCGATCGCGATGGAGCTGGCCCGGGAGGACCCGGCTTACGAGGACGTCGCGAGCAAATTCTGGGAGCACTTCATGTACATCGCCCACGCCATGAACAACCGAGGCGGCGAGGGGATCGAACTGTGGGACGAATCCGACGGCTTCTACTACGACGTGCTCCACCTGCCGAACGGCGACCATTTCTTCCTGAAGGTGCGCTCCATGGTGGGCCTGATCCCGGTGTTCGCCGTCCAAACGTTGGAGCCCGACCTGATGGACCGCCTCCCCGGCTTCAAGCAGCGCCTGGAGTGGTTCATTGACAACCGGCCAGACTTGACCGGCAACTGCGCGTGCATGAGGACCCCGGGCCAGGAGGAACGTCGGCTCCTCTCCATCGTGGATCCCGACCGGCTCCGTCGCGTGCTGAACGTCATGCTCGATGAGCGGGAGTTCCTCTCCCCCTACGGCATCCGCGCCATCTCGCGGTTCCACAAGGAGCACCCGTATGTCCTCTCCGTCAACGGGATGGAGCACCGGGTGGACTACGAGCCGGCCGAGTCGAGCACGGGCCTCTTCGGCGGCAACTCGAACTGGCGCGGGCCGATCTGGTTCCCGGTGAACTACCTGCTCATCGAGTCGCTCCAGAAGTTCCACTACTACCTGGGCGACGACTACAAGGTGGAGTGTCCCACCGGCTCCGGGCGGATGATGACCCTGTGGGAGGTGGCCGCGGAGCTCTCCCGCCGCCTCACCCGCATCTTCCTCCGCGGTCCCGAGGGCCGTCGGCCAGTCTACGGGGGGACGGAGGCGTTCCAGCGGGACCCCCACTGGCGCGACCTGGTGCTGTTTTACGAGTATTTCCACGGGGACAACGGGGCGGGGATCGGCGCGAGCCATCAGACCGGCTGGACGGGGCTCGCGGCCAAGCTGCTGCAGCAGAACGGGGAATAA
- a CDS encoding winged helix-turn-helix domain-containing protein: protein MLDAIGEAAGKVWKYLDAGGAQSIGRIQRETGLSQSLTYLALGWLAREGKIHFAQEGRVLQVSLAG from the coding sequence ATGCTCGACGCCATCGGTGAGGCTGCGGGGAAGGTCTGGAAGTACCTGGATGCGGGCGGTGCCCAGAGCATCGGCCGGATCCAGCGGGAGACGGGTCTGAGCCAGTCCCTGACCTACCTCGCCCTGGGCTGGCTGGCCCGCGAGGGGAAAATTCACTTCGCGCAGGAGGGCCGGGTCCTCCAGGTCAGCCTGGCGGGCTAG
- a CDS encoding YbaK/EbsC family protein, whose translation MAIVKRLKEFLDKERVAYRVTTHVETFTAQETAAAAHVSGKALAKVVVVKRGSTFALAVLPAACKVSTERLRGILGAADVSLAREAEFSPLFPDCDAGAMPPFGSLYGLETLVDQEVAALPQIVFRGGSHEELVAMAYADYARLVRPRLGDFCVHD comes from the coding sequence ATGGCCATCGTCAAGCGGCTGAAGGAGTTCCTGGACAAGGAGCGGGTGGCGTACCGGGTCACCACGCACGTCGAAACGTTTACGGCCCAGGAGACCGCCGCCGCCGCCCACGTTTCGGGGAAGGCGTTGGCGAAGGTGGTGGTCGTGAAGCGAGGGAGCACCTTCGCCCTGGCCGTCCTCCCCGCGGCCTGCAAGGTGAGCACGGAGCGCCTTCGGGGGATCCTTGGGGCGGCGGACGTGAGCCTGGCCCGGGAAGCCGAGTTCTCCCCCCTCTTTCCGGACTGCGATGCGGGGGCTATGCCTCCCTTCGGCAGCCTGTACGGCCTGGAGACTCTCGTGGACCAGGAGGTGGCGGCCCTGCCGCAGATCGTCTTCCGCGGGGGGAGCCACGAAGAGCTCGTGGCGATGGCCTATGCCGACTACGCCCGGCTCGTGCGGCCCCGGCTCGGCGACTTCTGTGTGCACGACTAA